From the genome of bacterium:
CCAGCCACAAGGTATCTACTTGCAAGTCAATCAATTATGATAACGGGCGCCGTGAGCCGGCAGCCCGGCGGAAGCGATAAGTGGACCTGTGGGTACGGATGACGGTCGGGAGGGTACAGGAGGCACGGTCCGGAGCATGCTGCAGCACCGTCGAACGGTCCGGGTCAGCCGGCCGTCGCGTCGCGCGCGCGCATCTTCAGGGCGATGGCTTCCTCGTGCTTGAGGCCGAGCAGGCGGGTCAGCTTGTGGACAAGGGCGTCCTCGTGGGCTTCCAGCACGCCGTCGCTGTAGACCACGCGCCAGAGGGCTTCGAGGATGCGCAGCCGCTCGTGCCGCGGCAGCCGCTCGCGGATCAGGCGCGTGAACTGGTAGAGATCGGTGCTGCGCTCCCGCTCGCGCCTGGCCAGATCCAGCAGGCTGGCGAGCGACGCTTCGTCGAGCGCGAACCTTTCCCGCACCAGGGACGCGACCACGGCGCGCTCCTCGTCGCTGAAGTCCTCGTCGGCCCAGGCGATCTCCAGCAGCAGGGCGCAGGTCGAGACCTGGATCCTGTGCTCGACATCGTCGTCCGGCTTGGCGGAGGGAGCGGCTTCGTCCTGGAAGAGCTTGCGGATGGCGTCCAGCACGTCAGCTCCTCACCGGCGCACCGTGCACCGCGCGCCGCCAGGACGGCCCGGGCAAGGTGAGCACCTCGTAGGGAATGGTGCCGAGCCAGTCGGCGAGCTTCTCGGCGGTGATGCGTTCCTCGCCCTGGGCGCCCAGCAGGACGGCGATGTCGCCAGCGACGACGCCAGGTATGTCCGTCACGTCGACCATGGTCAGGTTCATGCAGATCCGGCCGCGCACCGGCGCACGATGTCCCCCGATCAGGACATGGGCCGGCTCTTGTAGGCGACGCGGATAGCCGTCGGAGTAGCCGACGGGCAACACGGCGATCGCGCTCGGGCGCTCCGCCTTCCACGTGCGCCCGTAGCCGACGGTTTCGCCGGTGGGCACGCGGCGAACCTGGGCCACCGCGCAGGACCAGGTGATCGCCGGCTTGAGAACCAGGTCGGGATGGTCCGCCGCCCGCGCGGAGACGAGGGTCTCGCGCGATGGCCAGATGCCGTAGGCCGCGATGCCGACGCGAACGATGTCGCGGTAGGCGGAGCGCCAGAGGATCGCCGCCGCGCTGCAAGACATGTGGCGCGCCAGGCTCCCGTGCCCCCTGTCCGCGAGCGTCGCGAGCCATCTGGTGAATCTGTCGGATTGGGCCCTGGCCCAGCTGTGGTCGGTGGTGTCCTCGATATCGGCGAAGTGGCTCGACACGCCGACCAGTTCCAGGCCTGGCCTGCCGGTCAGCAGGGCCAGGGCATCGTCCAGCTCGTCTTCCACGATGCCCTGTCGATTGACGCCGGTTTCCACCTTGAGATGTACCCGCAAGGGCCTCGCCGGAGCGGCGACCTCGGCCGCGATCGCCGCTCCGGCCAGCGATCCGACCGTGATCTCGGCGTCGAGGCGGGAGGCCAGCGAAGCTCCCTCGCGATTGACCGGTCCGAGGATCAGCACGGGCGCTTCGACGCCGCCCCGCCGGAGGGCGTCGGCTTCCTCGACGGCGTGCACGCCGAGCATGTCGGCGCCGCCGTCCAGGAAAGCGACGGCGGCCGGGAGGAGACCGTGACCGTACCCGTCGGCCTTCACCACGGCGAGCAGACGCGTCGCGGCAGGCGTGAACTCCCGGAAGCGGCTGATGTTGTACCGCAGCGCTTCATGGTCGGTCTCGAGTCTGAGCCAACCCGAATCACTCATCACCGAACACTCCCCGTCCGGATGGGACGGCAGCCAGACACGCCGCCGTCAGTCCTTGAGCTTGCTCTCGGCCTTGGCCTGGCGATAGCCGCTGCAGCCCTCGATGTCCTTGCAGGCTCCGTAGAGTTCAAGTCGGTGACGGTGGATGGTGAACTCGTGCTCTTCGGCCAGCGTTTCC
Proteins encoded in this window:
- the alr gene encoding alanine racemase, with amino-acid sequence MSDSGWLRLETDHEALRYNISRFREFTPAATRLLAVVKADGYGHGLLPAAVAFLDGGADMLGVHAVEEADALRRGGVEAPVLILGPVNREGASLASRLDAEITVGSLAGAAIAAEVAAPARPLRVHLKVETGVNRQGIVEDELDDALALLTGRPGLELVGVSSHFADIEDTTDHSWARAQSDRFTRWLATLADRGHGSLARHMSCSAAAILWRSAYRDIVRVGIAAYGIWPSRETLVSARAADHPDLVLKPAITWSCAVAQVRRVPTGETVGYGRTWKAERPSAIAVLPVGYSDGYPRRLQEPAHVLIGGHRAPVRGRICMNLTMVDVTDIPGVVAGDIAVLLGAQGEERITAEKLADWLGTIPYEVLTLPGPSWRRAVHGAPVRS
- a CDS encoding TerB family tellurite resistance protein codes for the protein MLDAIRKLFQDEAAPSAKPDDDVEHRIQVSTCALLLEIAWADEDFSDEERAVVASLVRERFALDEASLASLLDLARRERERSTDLYQFTRLIRERLPRHERLRILEALWRVVYSDGVLEAHEDALVHKLTRLLGLKHEEAIALKMRARDATAG